The Deltaproteobacteria bacterium CG11_big_fil_rev_8_21_14_0_20_49_13 genomic sequence GGGATGGATATCGGCAAGATTTGAAAGCTCGTCTCCCGATATCGATATGTTCTCCCTTATTATCCTTACGCATTCGTCCTTTGAAATTCCGTCGTGATTGGAATTGATATAGACTTTTTCTTCGACTTTGGGTCCGAACTGGGCGGTCGTCTTCGTGCCGAACGACGCCATCAGTATCGCGACTATATCCTGCCTATTTTTAGCGCTCTCCATTTCCATATTCTTTGACCTATCAACCTGCTGACCTGCTAACTTGTTAACCTGCCAGCCTCTTATTGCACCTGTGTATTAAGGACCGTCTTTACACTGGAAACGCCGTGTTCCGCAACCTTAACCGTGAGTTCAGTCATCTGCGCAAAGTGAAAGACGTGAGCCTGAATGGCCAGAAGCTCCTGATTATTGAACCTCTTGCCGCTATAGAGGATCTCGTTAACAAGGTTGTCCATCTGCATCTGCCCCTTATTAACGTCGGAAAGCATATCTACGACCTTCTCTATCCCTTTAGGTGATTCCGCACCTACGTTGAGCTTGGCCGGGTCCACGCTGATATTTTCAGCGGATATCGCACCCATCTGGCCCGATCCCAGCCCTGCATTTTTGTCGATGCCGAGCATATTGACCATTTCCTCGCCGGCGTCCATACCGTTGAGTAGCTGTTTAAAGGGCGATTCGCCGGTCTGAAGCGGTTGCATCACCTCTTTTTCAGAAGCCTTTGCCGCCTGGGTTATAGCAGTTGTTGCCAGTTTCGAATTGATGACGTCCATTACCATAATTATTCTCCTAAAAGCTCCTCGGTTAGCTGACCTGTTTGCCCCTTAACCGCCAATATCCTTATCCTCTTTAGGAGAAGCTCTAAAGCCCTTGCATGCATTCTTGACACCCACGATTTGGAAAGTCCGAGTTTCTCGCCGGCCTCTTCCAGCGTCTTATTCTGGAAATAGTACATCATGATAAGCTGTTTTTCCTTTGGAGGCAGGCTTCCCATCGCATCGCGCATGTGATTTCTTATCTGATGATACTCGGCGCGTTTATCCAGATCTTCCAGATTCGTATCTTCTATATCCATATCCTCGTTGGCATCGAGGGATATAACGTATATGGATGCTAGCGTATTGACCGTATCGAATATTTCTTTTCCACTTTTACCTTCTGACGATTGCGCCCTATTTTCAGATACGTGCTGTAAATATTCGTTCGACGCCTCTTCGAATTTGAGCCTTGAATATACCGAACGGGGGATCCATCCCGATTTTCTTAGACCATCGTAAATGGCGCCCTTGATCCTATAATAGGCGAATGTGCGAAAATCGACATCTTCACGGTCATCGTAACGTTTTGCCGCTTCCAAGAGCCCGAGTCTCGCGGCGCAAAGGATATCTTCGTACTCTGCCGTTAAAGAAAGCGACTTAACAACCCTGTTGGCGATCGATGTGGCGTACGGCATGTATTGTTCTATGATCATGTCGCGTTTATGGAGCGCCTCTATTTCCTTCTTCTTGGCAAACTTTGTTGCGACCGCTTTTCTTGCGGCTAGAAGTCTTTTCCTCGCGATGTCACTTGCCGTGATGCGCTCCTTCTTCATTTTAAGAGCTGACTTTGCCATAAGCAGTTTACCCCCACTGAGGTGCAACTGCAGTATTTGTGCCAATTGAAGAGAATGGTAATCAGTGATCGGTAAACGGTGATCGATAAACAGAAAAATCTTATAAGATTAAATGGTTACTGGCGCTTATGTTCGTTGGGGATCAATAACTGATAACCGATTACTGATCATTGATTACCGGAATTTCGGGGTGTAAACACCTCAATTGTCAGGCAAATTTCCCCTTGAGGCGAAGTTCCTGATCGATGACGTTGGCGAGCTCTCTCTTAAGTTCGCCTTTGTGCTTTTGGGTAAGTTTACTCAAGTCTGACTGTTCTTCAACGGCATCATCTATCATTTTTCTAAAGAAAGAAGGGAGGTTCTGATATGTCTGTTCCAAGAATTCTTCAGCATCGGCCTCGGAGACACTGAAGCGCCTTACGCCCTTTGGAGCGGTTTTATTTGATTCGAGAAGTTTTTTATAGTGGGCCCTGTAATCCTTTTCGGAACCTTCTATCGCCCTTTCAACCGCTCCCTTAAGGCCTTCGTTTGCTATGCGCTGGGCGAGTTCCTGAGGGTTTATTGAAACGATCGGTTTTTGGATCTTTACGTTCATATCTTCTGTGCGCTGTCGAGCATCATGCCATTCCTGGCAAAAAGAACATCCATAACTGTTTCCTGCTGGGCCGATATGGGAATGAACGCGCCGCCCGGGGCAACACCTGTTGAAGGGCCGGAAAGATCGAGCCCCGGATACGATATAGACTGAGGGACAGCCTGCTGTTCCATCATTTTCTGATACGATTTGTACTGCATCTGATCGCCTATCTGGCCGATACCGTACATGCCGGCCGCACCTATCGCCGCGGGCGGAAATACGAGCGACATCGGGGCCGCTACCGCCGCGAAGAATTTGCCTATGCCGGATAGAAATCTACCGAATGCGCCCGGTTTCTTTTGCTGCTGGACGAATGGATTCTCGCCCGATATCATGCGCATCTCATATTTAACGGCGTCCGGTCTTATTGGTGAAAAGTTCATAACCTGCTCCCAGCCCGCCGCTTTTTTTGCGGGCCTACCATCCCCCTCCTCTATATACATTATCGGCCGAGCGTATACCCAAAGTTGCTTATCTGCCGTCTTTTAATCTGGGTTGGCCCTCTACCACTTTACCCTCTATCATGGGCCTTTCCCCCGGCGCTCCGTCACCCCTGTCCGATCGGGTACGGCTGGTGCGGATGACCGTTATAATGAGAGCCGCGGCTAATACCGCTAGAACAATGAAAAAAATGGCAAGGTATATCTTAAGCCTGCTCTGGCTACTTGAAACGACCTCTAAACCAGCAATGCGGGTCACCGGACTATCTTCAACCCTCTGATTTGAAGCGGGGTCCGGGGTAGAAGACAATATTAATGACTGCCCGGGCATTAAACCCCTCTTTGGCGATGAAATGTAGGTGACAATGACCGCAACATTCCTCGGGTTCATGTTCTCCACCGCATTTGCAACGAACTGCTGTATCTTGCTCTCTGAAAGGACGTCCTGCGGAATATCGGACGGCCTTGCCTTTATAACAACTGATGCGGAGGGGCGCTTCTTTTCGGCCTTCGGGTCCGCAAACTCATCTTGGGAAGGGATGTTAAGGACCACGTCGGCATCCACCACCTCCGGTATCTTCATTATAGAGTTTATTATCTCGCCTTTGAGGGCCAGCAAATATCGGGCCTTCTGTTCATCCGGGGTCGGTATCAGCCCCTTTTCTTTATAGACTCCTGAAAGACCAAGCTCTCTTTTACGAGGCAGGTGGTGTTCCGAGATTATCCTTTGTGCAAGGTTCATCTTTTTCGGGTCCACCTGAACCGTCCAAAAGACCTCGTTCTGGCGTAGATCCTTTACCTTTACCGCATCGACCCCCTCTTTCTGAAGGACCACGAGCATTTCGTTAGCTTCCTCTTCGGAAAGGTCGTGGTAGAGGTCCGTTTTTTTACAGGCGGAAAAGACCAAGATAATGAACAGAAAGATGATTATCTTTTTCATTTTTTACCTTCTTTTTCCTTCTTCTTGATATACTCCTTCAACTCATCCACACCTGAAAGCGACTGCGGCGTAAAACCCTTATGCACGGCGTCGAGCAGGGCCTTTGCGAAATCACCGGCCTTGCCGGAAGGATCGAGCCTTACGACCTCTTCAAGGTGTTTTACCGCCTCCGCCTTTTTGCCCATAAAGAAGAGCGCCTCGCCCATATAGGCCAGCGCATATTCGCTCTTTGGATTTATCTTGAGAGCTTTCTTGTAGCGGCGGATGGCGTTTGTGAACTTGCCCTGGCAGAAATCTACCGAACCTATCGCTATCAGCGGGATCTCGCTTTCCGGCGCCAGCGATGTCACTCCCTCAAAGACATCGCGTGCCTCCTGAAAACGCTGCATCCCCAAATAAACGTAACCGGCCTCCATCATCAGGCCAAGGCTTGGCCTCTCGATATCTATCATCCCTTACCCCCGTGATTTGTGACTCGTAAATCGTGACCTGTTAACTGATTTTACTAATTACAAGTTACGAGTTACAAGTTACGCTATTAACCTCTGGCCGAGAATTTCTCTATCATTGCCATGCGTGCACGATGGTCCGCGGAAAGGATATTGGACTTCGTGTTCCACGACTGCATGTTCGACTGCATAACAGCCTGCAACTCCAAGAGTTTCAGGTTGTTCGTGTTCATTGTATTGATAAGATCGCCTGTGGGAAGA encodes the following:
- a CDS encoding RNA polymerase subunit sigma-70, whose translation is MAKSALKMKKERITASDIARKRLLAARKAVATKFAKKKEIEALHKRDMIIEQYMPYATSIANRVVKSLSLTAEYEDILCAARLGLLEAAKRYDDREDVDFRTFAYYRIKGAIYDGLRKSGWIPRSVYSRLKFEEASNEYLQHVSENRAQSSEGKSGKEIFDTVNTLASIYVISLDANEDMDIEDTNLEDLDKRAEYHQIRNHMRDAMGSLPPKEKQLIMMYYFQNKTLEEAGEKLGLSKSWVSRMHARALELLLKRIRILAVKGQTGQLTEELLGE